In the Apodemus sylvaticus chromosome 3, mApoSyl1.1, whole genome shotgun sequence genome, gatcatatatccttgttatatattggggcatcttttgggtatatgccaaggagttgtatagctgggtcctcaggtagtactatttccaattttttgaggaactgccagacagatttccaggtttgttgtaccatcttgtgatcccaacagcaatggaggagtgattctctttctccaagtccttttcagcatctgctatcactttagtttttgatcttagccattctgattggtaagaggtggagtctcagggttgttttgatttgcatttcactgatgactaaggatattgaacatttctttaggtgattcttggccatttgagattcctcagttaaaaattctgttactctctgtaccccatttttaatagggttattttgttctctgtgttctaatttatttattgaatatatactatatatactatattgaatagatagagagagactgGGCAGGCATGACTTATCCTTGATTTTGCTgaaattgcttcaattttctcgccatttagtttgatcttggctactggtttgtttttaCTAGGTTTAGGTGTGAGCCTCTTTCTAGAGCTCAAGAGTTGTTCTGATTATTCAGATTTATCTTTGAGAAAGACCAGGGTAAATCCTACCACCTACTATGTCACTACTTAGGGCATGAAGAAAAGTCCAGTTTTGTCCTGCTTAGACTTATGAAAAAGATTTCAAGGAAACTTTCTACATTTTGCCACATGTTTCAGTCAATATTTGGATGATTTTATTCTCTtcccataatttttattattatttaataatcataaacaaaaatatagaattttttatttataaatttataaatttaaaaaatataaaatattttaaaactgagggATGTTGAATGGTATCAAGTAGAGAGTACCCTGCAGCTATGTTATATGATAATGTTAAGAAATAGAGACCTTAGCCAGTTTTCAGGCAAATATTTTCCATCTCTGCAAGTTAGAGGCAAAGGAATTCTCATTTTGAGACTAGATTGAAGTagtaaaagacttttaaaaaaacgAGTTGCCTTGTAATATCTTGGTATCTTCTTGGTGGGAGGAGGTTCCCAGTTTCCTGGGAGAGGGCTGGATGTTGAGCAGAACACCTAATAAGTGTTTTAATCAGTGATGCTTTTGTAAAGATACCATCACAAAACACCAGAGAATACTTTTTAGAGCATTTTCTAATTGATGAAAAGGTGAAAGATTGTACTAGCAGTTGCCaagttttaatttcatgtattaCAAGTTCCTGAATTAATTTCAAAAGTATACCTATCCATCCAAACTTTACACTTATTTTTTCAATCTACATGTTGTGACAAATCATATTGATGGTAATGATGAAgatgataattatgatgatgatatgatttttaattttctttcactttttctctttctctcctttctttgtttctttgtttctttctttcttaaatatttgatttcatcactccattttttaaatttaaaattagatttttctttcattttgtccatCCTTAGACCAGGTTCCGTGAGCTGTGTGGATATAATCCTAGACAATGTGGTCCTATTGTCAGTATGCTGACAGTGAACCTGTCTCTTTGCATTAGTCTATATTATTTGAGTAACTTGATGGGACCCCATAGAAGAAGAATACTAGAGAATGCAGCAGATTCCTTCCTCAGGGAGACTTGCCTGGATTCAAAATTGGCCACACCAGGTCATGTATTGAGATTCCCATTATTGAGATTACCCTCATATGCACTATAACTCTCCATTGCAAGAGGTTTCAACAACACCAtacaatattatattaatttacaaTCTTCATCCAAAACAACCCTCACATAAATTCTACTACTGCTTTACAAACCCACCACAATTGCCCCCAAAAATCCTATACCACATTCTCTTCCAAGATGGATGAGTACAATATTGAAGGTGCGCATTGGCCATTAAGTAAATGGTAGTAGGCAAGCTAACACACAAGAACCTAAGAGGCTGGTTAGCTGGGAGCACCTTCTGAGTTCTATGAGCCTGGGATGAAATGTTTAAACAAGCTCTCTAGATATGAGGCCCTACCCACTGAAAGGTATGGTCTACCAAATCATAGAATCATAACTTCTGACCACCTCAGGATGAGCTTTACACAAGGAGACCTCAGAGCAATAGAGTTGAATTTTACTTGACCATTCCACATTCATCAGAACCAAAGAACGTGTGAAGCCCTGGCATCCAGCACAcattctctgccttctttctaccatgtaactTCTGTCTGTCCACTGAATGTGTGTATTCTCAAGGACTTTAAGCTCTCACAGTGGCATATCTAGTTCAGCCCAGTGTTCTCCTTTTCCcaacagtgtaagaacatggagaGTTCCTACACCTTCTGTGAAGCCTATATGGAGATGGCAGAAAACACAGTTGCTTCCCAGCCAGGATCCTGGAATACCCAACCTTCCCCTATGGAGTCCAGCCAGCTTATTTCAGGTCAGAGCTCAGATATGCCTACCTGGAAACAAATAGTGATGGCATCAACATCCTGTAGCAACCAAGATGCAGCCTGTACTCTGAGTTCAACAGCACACCTGGAAGAAGCCAATGATTTCCTGTTTGGAGAGCCAAGTGAGACCTCTTTTTGGTACCAGCAAGTTGTGTCTGCTGAGCAGAAAATCTCCCCTGCAGGCCCTCAGCACATGCAGCTCAACAGCACCCCGAAGACATGCCTCTCTCATTCCCAGAAGAGAGCAGAACTTGACACCAGGGATACTCTCTACAATGAAGGCTACTGGAAGAGGACACTGAACTCTGACAAGACTCTCTTGTTCACAAATACAGACATGTGTTTGAATCCCAGGATTAACTTTGGTAATCATCAAAAGGTGCTTTCAGGAAGTCATGCTCTCCAGGACCCAAATGTAGATCACTCCCTTGCTTCTAAACATGACCAGATTTTCAGTGGTGAACATGAGATGCCTTTCCATGGTAACCAGACCAACTACAATCAGATGACACCAAGGAATGGAGGGCATCTGACTCTCTATGGGAATCAGATGACATCACCCAGTTATACACAGGCCCTTTATCCCAATCAAATCATAACATCCTTTTCTGAACAGAATTGTTTTGGGAATCACCAGGAGAGCCCAGTAGCTGACAATGAATACTATGGAAATCAGATGATACTGCCAAATGGAAACCAggttttctctgagcctcagatgagaattaACTGTGACCAAACAAATGACCAAATGAAATCCTTCAGTGTTCAGAATGTCTTCAAAGATCAGGAGAATCTCCTCAGTTGTGAGCACTCCTTCTCTGGGTATCAGACATCAGGGTACAGATGTGACCAGGATTTGATTGTGAATCACCAGGCATCAATTTCATTTGCTGGCCAGgctttctatgagtttcagaaaGAGACTTCCAGTTTTGACACCACTTTTCATGggtctcagaggacaacctccaGTCCAGAAGAGAACCTGGCTAGCCATTCAGAGACAAGTCCCAGTTCTGAAGAGATATTCTATTTGGGTCAGATAAAGACCTCTTTTGATGAAAATGTCTGCCCAAATCAGAATGGAACACCCAATCTGGAAGGAAGCCTTGATTGGCAGGTGACTTCACTTAGTCCCCAAGCCTCATATGTGGATGAAAACCCTTATCCTTCAAGTTCCCCTTTGGTCCAAAGACAACCTCAGGAAAATTCTTCAGCTTCCAGTTTGGTCCAGGTACAACGTCCAGAGATGAAgtcagacaccaagaccaagaggCCAGTGTCCCGGAAGAACCctcatcctttgaagagcttctCCTGTACCTACAAGGATTGCCAGAAATCATACAAAAAGTCTCACCACCTCAAAAACCACATGAAGAAACACACAGGTCAGAAGGATTATGCCTGTGATGAGCCTGGGTGCAAATGGAAATTCTTCCGCTCAGGAGATCTCAAGAGACACAAACAAAAGCACAGTTGGGAGAGGCCCTACCCCTGTGACATGTGCAACAAAAGCTATTCCAGACCCGATTATCTCAAAAAGCATCAGAGGAGCCATCTTCAAACATCATCCATCACTGCAACCTGAATGCCCACTCCCCTCCTTATACCATATCATATTACACTaacatatttcttccttcttctcagtcaCCATACCTGACCACTAATCAAGTACTTTGGGGATAATAGTGGGCCCCAGCAATGGACTCACTCAAATATTCTcagcagattttttttcaaggaaagcaGAGATGTAATGACAAACGTGTAGCTAGCCTGAATCAAAATTGTatacaatgaaattttattatcaattaaacataaaattataaatactttaaaaagtaggAAACTTTTCATTGTCTCAATTCACATTcctgaatttgaaatcaaatgccATGTTCATAATAGGAAGACATAATAACTTCAGTGTGTTCAAAAAATGTTTGCTTGAAAATCACTAAAAGTGATAAACATGCTGCCTCCAACTCAAATATTCACAAAACACATGTGTGACAAAGGAAGTGAAAAATCTCAATATTATGAAAATCCAACAGTCCAATTGAACTAGATGTGGAGATATTTCCCTGAAGAAATTTAGGTGAATTCAGACAAGTGAAGAAGAGTCATTGTGCTTGCCCAATGCAAAATCTCAAATTAAAACCACACTCATGTATCATCATATacaatggcaaatacaaaaacaaaacaaacacacaactttCCTCCACCCAACTTGAAAATCCTAAAGATAGACTATATTCTGGGTAATGCTCCATTTTACACATTCCagaggacaaaacaacaaaccagaaattaATTCCATCAGATAGAGCAGTGGCAGGGCCtgtgagaatttttgtttttcttttgtatttattgtttaaatttttattagatatttactttatttacatttcaaatgttatcccctttccactttttccctctttttccctcaCTTTTCCACATGTGCAAGGACTTTTCCTCTCATTGACACCTGACcaccccatcctctgctacatatgcaactggggccattggtccctccatgtgtactctgtggttggtggctaAATCCCTAGGAGCTCGGGGAGTCCTGATTTGTTCTagtttttgttcctcctatggggctgtaaaccccatcagctcctagggtcctttctctagctcctccattgggaagcctgtgctcagttcaatggtaggCTAAGAGCATCCACTCTGTATTtggcaggcactggcagaacccctcagaagacaactatatcaggctcctgtcagctagaacttcttggcatccacaatagtgtctgggtttggtaattgtatattgaatggatccccaggtatggcagtctctgggtggttttCCTTCAATCT is a window encoding:
- the LOC127680004 gene encoding Kruppel-like factor 18; the protein is MEMAENTVASQPGSWNTQPSPMESSQLISGQSSDMPTWKQIVMASTSCSNQDAACTLSSTAHLEEANDFLFGEPSETSFWYQQVVSAEQKISPAGPQHMQLNSTPKTCLSHSQKRAELDTRDTLYNEGYWKRTLNSDKTLLFTNTDMCLNPRINFGNHQKVLSGSHALQDPNVDHSLASKHDQIFSGEHEMSPSYTQALYPNQIITSFSEQNCFGNHQESPVADNEYYGNQMILPNGNQVFSEPQMRINCDQTNDQMKSFSVQNVFKDQENLLSCEHSFSGYQTSGYRCDQDLIVNHQASISFAGQAFYEFQKETSSFDTTFHGSQRTTSSPEENLASHSETSPSSEEIFYLGQIKTSFDENVCPNQNGTPNLEGSLDWQVTSLSPQASYVDENPYPSSSPLVQRQPQENSSASSLVQVQRPEMKSDTKTKRPVSRKNPHPLKSFSCTYKDCQKSYKKSHHLKNHMKKHTGQKDYACDEPGCKWKFFRSGDLKRHKQKHSWERPYPCDMCNKSYSRPDYLKKHQRSHLQTSSITAT